A stretch of Strix aluco isolate bStrAlu1 chromosome 16, bStrAlu1.hap1, whole genome shotgun sequence DNA encodes these proteins:
- the MRPL21 gene encoding large ribosomal subunit protein bL21m isoform X2, with the protein MSSTFLFKFQKLLPFWSPHRDPGLVAKTSLTSPPWPEVKLPDPVEEAKYHAEVVQKVNEMIATGQYGRLFAVVHFASKQWKITSEDLIMMDNVLEAECGDRIRMEKVLLVGADDFTLIGRPLLGKDLVRVEATVIEKTESWPKINMRFWKRHNYQRKKIITNPQTVLRINTIEIFPCLS; encoded by the exons ATGAGCAGCACCTTTCTCTTCAAATTTCAGAAACTGCTACCTTTCTGGTCACCTCACCGAGATCCAGG ACTTGTTGCCAAAACATCTCTGACTTCACCCCCATGGCCTGAAGTGAAACTTCCAGATCCCGTAGAAGAAGCGAAGTATCATGCAG AGGTGGTACAAAAGGTGAACGAGATGATCGCGACGGGGCAGTACGGACGGCTCTTTGCTGTGGTCCACTTCGCCAGCAAGCAGTGGAAAATAACCAGTGAAGACTTGATTATGATGGACAACGTACTGGAGGCTGAATGTGGAGACCGAATCCGGATGGAAAAG gTTTTGCTGGTTGGTGCTGATGACTTCACACTTATTGGAAGGCCGCTCCTGGG gaaagatcTCGTCCGCGTGGAGGCTACTGTGATTGAAAAGACGGAGTCGTGGCCAAAAATTAACATGCGCTTTTGGAAGAGGCACAACTATCAGCGGAAGAAAA TCATCACGAACCCACAGACTGTTCTTCGGATAAACACCATAGAAATTTTCCCCTGTTTGTCATGA
- the MRPL21 gene encoding large ribosomal subunit protein bL21m isoform X1 — protein sequence MAAAVAARRRAAAFLLSSVVRHQSSQSTSLQQGLVAKTSLTSPPWPEVKLPDPVEEAKYHAEVVQKVNEMIATGQYGRLFAVVHFASKQWKITSEDLIMMDNVLEAECGDRIRMEKVLLVGADDFTLIGRPLLGKDLVRVEATVIEKTESWPKINMRFWKRHNYQRKKIITNPQTVLRINTIEIFPCLS from the exons ATGGCGGCGGCGGTagcggcccggcggcgggcggcag CCTTCTTGCTTTCATCTGTGGTTCGGCACCAGAGTTCCCAGAGCACATCGCTGCAGCAAGG ACTTGTTGCCAAAACATCTCTGACTTCACCCCCATGGCCTGAAGTGAAACTTCCAGATCCCGTAGAAGAAGCGAAGTATCATGCAG AGGTGGTACAAAAGGTGAACGAGATGATCGCGACGGGGCAGTACGGACGGCTCTTTGCTGTGGTCCACTTCGCCAGCAAGCAGTGGAAAATAACCAGTGAAGACTTGATTATGATGGACAACGTACTGGAGGCTGAATGTGGAGACCGAATCCGGATGGAAAAG gTTTTGCTGGTTGGTGCTGATGACTTCACACTTATTGGAAGGCCGCTCCTGGG gaaagatcTCGTCCGCGTGGAGGCTACTGTGATTGAAAAGACGGAGTCGTGGCCAAAAATTAACATGCGCTTTTGGAAGAGGCACAACTATCAGCGGAAGAAAA TCATCACGAACCCACAGACTGTTCTTCGGATAAACACCATAGAAATTTTCCCCTGTTTGTCATGA
- the MRPL21 gene encoding large ribosomal subunit protein bL21m isoform X4 has protein sequence MIATGQYGRLFAVVHFASKQWKITSEDLIMMDNVLEAECGDRIRMEKVLLVGADDFTLIGRPLLGKDLVRVEATVIEKTESWPKINMRFWKRHNYQRKKIITNPQTVLRINTIEIFPCLS, from the exons ATGATCGCGACGGGGCAGTACGGACGGCTCTTTGCTGTGGTCCACTTCGCCAGCAAGCAGTGGAAAATAACCAGTGAAGACTTGATTATGATGGACAACGTACTGGAGGCTGAATGTGGAGACCGAATCCGGATGGAAAAG gTTTTGCTGGTTGGTGCTGATGACTTCACACTTATTGGAAGGCCGCTCCTGGG gaaagatcTCGTCCGCGTGGAGGCTACTGTGATTGAAAAGACGGAGTCGTGGCCAAAAATTAACATGCGCTTTTGGAAGAGGCACAACTATCAGCGGAAGAAAA TCATCACGAACCCACAGACTGTTCTTCGGATAAACACCATAGAAATTTTCCCCTGTTTGTCATGA
- the MRPL21 gene encoding large ribosomal subunit protein bL21m isoform X3, producing the protein MAAAVAARRRAAAFLLSSVVRHQSSQSTSLQQGLVAKTSLTSPPWPEVKLPDPVEEAKYHAEVVQKVNEMIATGQYGRLFAVVHFASKQWKITSEDLIMMDNVLEAECGDRIRMEKVLLVGADDFTLIGRPLLGCSKCVESAVSCLKQSKPARLNSNNFGRGRSVGGGGG; encoded by the exons ATGGCGGCGGCGGTagcggcccggcggcgggcggcag CCTTCTTGCTTTCATCTGTGGTTCGGCACCAGAGTTCCCAGAGCACATCGCTGCAGCAAGG ACTTGTTGCCAAAACATCTCTGACTTCACCCCCATGGCCTGAAGTGAAACTTCCAGATCCCGTAGAAGAAGCGAAGTATCATGCAG AGGTGGTACAAAAGGTGAACGAGATGATCGCGACGGGGCAGTACGGACGGCTCTTTGCTGTGGTCCACTTCGCCAGCAAGCAGTGGAAAATAACCAGTGAAGACTTGATTATGATGGACAACGTACTGGAGGCTGAATGTGGAGACCGAATCCGGATGGAAAAG gTTTTGCTGGTTGGTGCTGATGACTTCACACTTATTGGAAGGCCGCTCCTGGG GTGCTCTAAGTGTGTGGAAAGCGCTGTCAGTTGCTTGAAGCAGAGCAAACCTGCGCGTCTGAACTCCAATAACTTTGGCAGAGGAAGAtcagtgggaggaggaggaggctga